The following coding sequences lie in one Yoonia sp. G8-12 genomic window:
- a CDS encoding DUF484 family protein translates to MNKTLMADDLREKIIANPDVLLEDADVMRALVGANADQNAGNIVDLRSVAMDRLEARFDRLEDTHRNVIAAAYDNLAGTNQIHRAILRMLDASTFERFLADLSGEVADILRVDAVRLVLESNLQDTQSNAGAAISIMPEGYVDGYITLGRNMPARQITLREFHKVGGSLYGPRAEYIKSEACLKVDLGPDRLPAMLVMGSEDPQQFTPQQGTDLLTFFVGVFERVVRRWLA, encoded by the coding sequence ATGAATAAAACACTGATGGCCGATGACCTTCGTGAGAAGATCATCGCAAACCCCGACGTTCTTTTGGAAGACGCTGACGTGATGCGCGCCCTTGTTGGTGCAAACGCAGACCAGAACGCAGGCAATATCGTCGATCTCCGCTCGGTTGCGATGGACCGGCTCGAAGCACGTTTTGACCGTCTTGAAGATACCCACCGCAATGTCATTGCGGCTGCCTATGACAACCTTGCAGGCACCAATCAAATTCACCGCGCGATCCTGCGCATGTTGGACGCGAGCACCTTTGAACGCTTTCTCGCGGATCTGTCCGGCGAAGTCGCTGATATTTTGCGTGTTGATGCGGTACGGCTGGTGCTGGAAAGCAACCTGCAAGACACACAAAGCAATGCAGGCGCTGCAATTTCGATCATGCCCGAAGGTTATGTCGATGGCTACATCACCCTTGGCCGCAATATGCCCGCCCGCCAGATCACCTTGCGTGAATTTCACAAAGTCGGTGGTAGCCTTTACGGCCCACGCGCGGAATACATCAAATCCGAGGCCTGCCTGAAAGTCGATTTGGGGCCTGACCGCCTGCCCGCCATGCTGGTCATGGGCAGCGAAGATCCCCAGCAATTCACCCCGCAACAGGGCACCGACCTGCTGACCTTCTTTGTTGGCGTCTTTGAACGGGTTGTCCGGCGCTGGCTGGCCTGA
- a CDS encoding PaaI family thioesterase: MEYGDPQSVARMRADFDRQGAMQTMGITVADVAPGRVILQMPFNPAFSQHHGFVHAGTITSGMDSACGFAALTLMDAESEVLTVEFKCSFMAPAKGQSFRFEGNVIKSGRTLTFTEGRAIAIDGTQEKTIATITATMMAVRGLKP, encoded by the coding sequence ATGGAATATGGTGATCCCCAATCTGTTGCACGCATGCGGGCGGATTTCGACCGTCAGGGTGCAATGCAGACTATGGGGATCACCGTCGCGGATGTGGCACCGGGGCGTGTGATCCTGCAAATGCCGTTCAATCCCGCGTTTTCCCAGCATCACGGTTTTGTTCACGCCGGAACGATCACATCGGGCATGGATAGCGCCTGCGGCTTTGCCGCACTGACCTTGATGGACGCGGAGAGCGAAGTGCTGACCGTGGAATTTAAATGCAGCTTTATGGCCCCCGCAAAGGGGCAGTCGTTCCGGTTTGAAGGCAATGTGATCAAATCGGGCCGCACCCTGACCTTCACCGAAGGCCGTGCCATCGCGATCGACGGAACGCAGGAAAAGACCATCGCCACGATCACGGCCACCATGATGGCGGTGCGCGGTCTTAAGCCGTGA
- a CDS encoding CDP-alcohol phosphatidyltransferase family protein codes for MTLRAKALLVHLLTATGAVFAMLAMLAAVEEQWSLMFLWLVVAFAVDGIDGPLARKYDVKTNSPAFDGVLLDLIIDYLTYVFVPAYALFKSGLLPGWTGWFAIIIITFASAMYFADTRMKTKDNSFSGFPGCWNMLVLVIFALQPNFWVSLVLVGSLAITMFAPLKFVHPVRTERWRVVTLPMALGWTFFAGWAAWVDFYPNSWAHWGLVLTSVYLLFAGVAQQVIPERQPA; via the coding sequence ATGACACTTCGCGCAAAAGCTCTCCTTGTTCATCTACTCACGGCCACTGGTGCTGTTTTCGCCATGCTGGCAATGCTGGCCGCCGTCGAGGAACAATGGAGCCTGATGTTTCTCTGGCTGGTCGTGGCTTTTGCCGTTGATGGCATTGATGGGCCATTGGCGCGCAAATATGACGTCAAAACCAATTCACCCGCCTTTGACGGAGTGTTGCTTGATCTGATCATCGACTATTTGACCTATGTCTTTGTGCCCGCCTATGCGCTCTTTAAATCGGGCCTTCTGCCTGGCTGGACTGGCTGGTTCGCAATCATCATCATCACCTTCGCCTCGGCAATGTATTTCGCCGATACGCGCATGAAAACCAAAGATAATTCCTTCTCTGGCTTTCCCGGATGCTGGAACATGCTGGTGCTGGTCATCTTTGCACTGCAACCCAATTTCTGGGTATCGCTTGTGTTGGTCGGCAGTCTTGCCATCACGATGTTTGCGCCGCTGAAATTCGTCCATCCAGTCCGGACCGAGCGTTGGCGGGTGGTCACCTTGCCGATGGCATTGGGGTGGACATTCTTCGCGGGCTGGGCTGCTTGGGTCGATTTCTACCCCAACAGCTGGGCGCATTGGGGGCTGGTGCTCACGTCGGTTTATCTGCTTTTTGCAGGCGTCGCCCAGCAGGTCATCCCAGAGCGTCAACCCGCCTAG
- the fsa gene encoding fructose-6-phosphate aldolase encodes MKFFVDTAEIDQIKELNDLGMVDGVTTNPSLIAKSGRDILEVTKEICSIVTGPVSAEVVALDAETMLAEGRKLAKIADNIAVKVPLTWAGLKTCKTLSDDGIMVNVTLCFSANQALLAAKAGATFISPFIGRLDDLNMDGLELIEDIRTIYDNYGFETNILAASIRSANHMSECAKIGADVATAPPSVIKAMANHVLTDKGLDGFMADVAKAGIKIL; translated from the coding sequence ATGAAGTTTTTCGTAGATACCGCCGAGATCGACCAGATTAAAGAACTCAATGACCTTGGGATGGTTGACGGGGTCACAACGAACCCCTCGCTGATCGCGAAGTCGGGCCGTGACATTTTGGAAGTCACCAAAGAAATCTGCTCAATCGTCACTGGCCCTGTGTCCGCCGAGGTTGTCGCATTGGACGCCGAAACCATGCTGGCCGAGGGCCGCAAGCTGGCAAAAATCGCCGACAATATCGCGGTGAAAGTGCCACTGACATGGGCCGGGCTAAAAACCTGTAAGACATTGTCGGACGACGGGATCATGGTAAACGTGACACTCTGTTTCTCGGCCAACCAAGCGCTGTTGGCGGCAAAGGCCGGTGCGACCTTTATCAGCCCCTTCATCGGGCGTCTGGATGATCTGAACATGGACGGTCTGGAACTGATCGAGGATATCCGCACGATCTATGACAACTACGGGTTCGAGACGAACATCCTTGCCGCCTCTATCCGGTCTGCAAACCACATGAGCGAATGTGCCAAGATCGGTGCAGATGTGGCAACAGCACCACCCAGCGTGATCAAGGCGATGGCGAACCATGTGCTGACCGACAAAGGTCTGGACGGGTTCATGGCGGATGTTGCCAAAGCCGGCATCAAAATTCTGTAG
- a CDS encoding tyrosine recombinase XerC codes for MIAPALSDALGAWLAGQRALAGAAENTLKAYQTDVLGFLAFMTLHNGGSQGLAPIARVTIRDMRAWMAHERGRGVGARSLARSLSAVKSFYRWLAEREGFEPTAVLSTRAPKFQRKLPRPLEIDAASEMIDTVELQSNDPWIAARDAAVVTLLYGCGLRISEALGLTGSDVPLPDVLRIVGKGNKERIVPVIVPARDAVDAYLRLCPYSVADDAPIFRATRGGILSPRAIQKVMEKARLQLGLPATATPHAMRHSFATHLLAAGGDLRTIQELLGHASLSTTQAYTAVDAAHLMSVYEKAHPKA; via the coding sequence ATGATCGCGCCTGCGTTATCAGATGCTTTGGGCGCCTGGCTCGCGGGCCAGCGCGCGCTGGCGGGGGCAGCCGAGAACACGTTGAAGGCCTATCAGACCGATGTGCTTGGCTTTCTGGCCTTCATGACCCTGCACAATGGCGGCAGCCAAGGCCTTGCCCCCATCGCCCGCGTCACCATCCGCGACATGCGCGCGTGGATGGCTCATGAACGGGGCCGCGGTGTTGGCGCACGCTCGCTGGCGCGGTCCTTGTCGGCGGTGAAGTCCTTTTACCGCTGGCTGGCCGAACGCGAAGGGTTTGAACCCACCGCCGTCCTGTCCACCCGCGCCCCCAAGTTCCAACGTAAACTGCCCCGCCCGCTTGAGATTGATGCCGCATCCGAAATGATCGACACTGTCGAATTGCAATCAAATGATCCTTGGATCGCGGCGCGTGACGCGGCCGTTGTTACGCTGCTTTATGGCTGTGGGTTGCGGATATCCGAGGCGTTAGGCCTTACCGGCAGCGACGTGCCTCTGCCCGATGTGTTGCGGATCGTTGGCAAAGGTAACAAGGAACGGATTGTTCCCGTTATTGTGCCTGCCCGCGATGCTGTAGATGCCTATCTGCGGCTGTGCCCCTATTCCGTCGCCGACGACGCCCCGATTTTTCGGGCGACCCGTGGCGGTATTCTTTCGCCGCGTGCGATCCAGAAAGTGATGGAAAAGGCCCGCCTGCAACTGGGCCTGCCCGCAACAGCCACGCCCCATGCGATGCGCCATTCCTTTGCCACGCATCTTCTGGCCGCAGGTGGCGATCTGCGCACCATCCAAGAGCTTTTGGGCCACGCCTCTCTTTCGACCACACAGGCCTACACTGCGGTCGATGCCGCCCACTTGATGTCTGTTTATGAAAAGGCGCATCCAAAGGCCTGA
- a CDS encoding methylated-DNA--[protein]-cysteine S-methyltransferase → MICANSPVGALGADAVDGAVTALHWGRDGTLTEGPLYQQMADELAAYFAGTLRQFRTPVAPRGSAFQQRFYAALCAIPYGETRTYGDLAKALDVSAQAVGQACGANPIAIIIPCHRVLAANGLGGYSGAGGVDAKVALLRLEGAAGLLI, encoded by the coding sequence GTGATTTGCGCCAATTCGCCAGTAGGCGCGTTGGGGGCAGATGCCGTCGATGGTGCTGTGACGGCATTGCATTGGGGCCGCGACGGTACGCTGACCGAAGGGCCGCTATACCAGCAGATGGCGGATGAACTTGCCGCTTACTTTGCAGGCACGCTCCGGCAATTCCGCACGCCAGTAGCCCCGCGTGGCAGCGCGTTTCAACAGCGCTTTTATGCAGCGCTCTGCGCAATACCCTACGGCGAGACGCGCACTTATGGTGATCTGGCCAAAGCGCTTGATGTATCCGCACAAGCCGTAGGGCAGGCCTGTGGGGCAAATCCGATTGCCATCATAATCCCGTGTCACCGCGTCTTGGCGGCCAATGGGTTGGGCGGATATTCCGGCGCAGGCGGCGTTGATGCAAAAGTCGCCTTGCTGCGACTGGAAGGGGCCGCAGGCCTTTTGATCTAG
- a CDS encoding prephenate/arogenate dehydrogenase family protein: protein MAQIYDRVALIGLGLIASSMCHAMRRAGLAGEIVGYARSAETRHTAREIGLCDHIYDTAAEAAKDADLVVLCVPVGAMESVAQEIGPFLKQGATVSDVGSVKRTVIEAVGPHIPEGVHFVPAHPLAGTEHSGPRSGFAELFDNRFCIIVPVEGTDRAAIDRLIDLWRGMGALIDEMDAEHHDLVLAVTSHTPHLIAYTMVGVADDLRRVTDSEVIKYSAAGFRDFTRIAASDPVMWRDVFLNNKEATLEILGRFTEELFALQRAIRQGDGDHLHDYFTRTRAIRRGIIEAGQDTDAPDFGRVKARKE, encoded by the coding sequence ATGGCCCAGATTTACGACCGCGTCGCGCTCATTGGGCTTGGTCTGATTGCATCATCCATGTGCCACGCGATGCGGCGTGCAGGGCTTGCGGGCGAAATCGTGGGCTACGCGCGTTCCGCCGAAACACGGCATACGGCGCGCGAGATCGGGTTGTGCGATCATATCTACGACACGGCGGCAGAAGCGGCCAAGGACGCTGACCTTGTGGTGCTTTGCGTGCCGGTGGGTGCGATGGAAAGCGTCGCGCAAGAGATTGGGCCGTTTCTGAAGCAAGGTGCCACGGTCAGCGATGTAGGCTCGGTCAAACGCACGGTGATTGAGGCCGTCGGTCCGCATATCCCCGAAGGCGTGCATTTTGTCCCCGCACACCCGCTGGCAGGCACCGAACATTCAGGGCCGCGCTCTGGCTTTGCGGAGCTTTTTGACAACCGTTTTTGCATCATCGTCCCTGTCGAGGGGACAGATCGCGCCGCGATTGACCGGCTCATTGATCTGTGGCGCGGCATGGGTGCGTTGATCGATGAAATGGACGCCGAGCATCACGATCTGGTGCTTGCCGTAACCAGCCACACACCACACTTGATTGCTTACACGATGGTCGGGGTGGCCGACGATCTGCGCCGTGTGACCGATAGCGAAGTCATTAAATACTCTGCCGCCGGTTTTCGCGATTTCACCCGCATCGCGGCCTCTGACCCTGTGATGTGGCGCGATGTGTTCTTGAACAACAAAGAGGCGACGCTGGAAATCCTCGGGCGGTTCACAGAAGAATTGTTCGCGCTGCAACGTGCCATCCGCCAAGGTGACGGTGATCATTTGCATGATTACTTCACCCGCACGCGTGCAATCCGGCGCGGCATTATTGAAGCGGGCCAGGATACGGACGCGCCGGACTTTGGCCGCGTGAAGGCACGCAAAGAGTGA
- a CDS encoding extensin family protein: MSSLRVVSHYACRTRNNQPGGRLSEHAFGRAIDIAGIQLRDGSEMTLLTDWNSADDGAQLRQMWRAACGPFGTVLGPEANRFHRDHFHFDTARYRSGSYCR, translated from the coding sequence GTGTCGTCGTTACGTGTCGTGTCGCACTATGCCTGCCGCACGCGCAATAACCAGCCAGGTGGCCGCTTATCTGAGCATGCCTTCGGGCGGGCCATTGATATCGCAGGCATCCAGTTGCGTGATGGCAGCGAGATGACGCTGCTGACCGATTGGAATTCGGCCGACGATGGCGCGCAATTGCGGCAGATGTGGCGCGCGGCTTGCGGCCCATTCGGCACTGTGCTCGGCCCCGAGGCCAACCGCTTTCACCGTGATCACTTTCATTTCGATACCGCACGCTATCGCAGCGGGTCCTACTGCCGCTAA
- the ileS gene encoding isoleucine--tRNA ligase codes for MCAETPDYKQTLNLPRTDFPMRAGLPKREPEWLERWAQIGVYDRLREKAEGRKPFTLHDGPPYANGHLHIGHALNKILKDMVVRSQQMMGRDARYVPGWDCHGLPIEWKIEEQYRAKGRDKDDVNVVDFRQECRKFAEGWVDIQREEFKRLGITGNWADPYLTMNFHAERVIAEEFQKFLMNGTLYQGSKPVMWSPVEKTALAEAEVEYHDRQTDAIWVRFPVVPTDEALALLDEATDFEGTLFEIATDLQTAQVLIWTTTPWTIPQNRAVCFGPNIAYGLYEVIGRPEECWATIGEKMVVADALAQDVFAAGRLEGDEMIRRIRDVSTDELSALTLAHPLRGAEGAGGEWDFDVPMLPGDHVTDDAGTGFVHTAPSHGDDDYAIGVKHGLPMTYNILDDSSYRPDLPFFAGESILKPNGKPGGANKAVIDKLVQVGALLGRKRITISDAHSWRSKAPVIRLNRPQWFAAIDKAVGDGQDAYGTTIRERALRSIDELVTWTPKTGRNRLYSMIEARPDWVLSRQRAWGVPLTCFVKKDTQPSDPDYLLRNKAVNVRVLQAFEEEGADAWYKEGAKERFLGNDVNHDDYVQVFDILDVWFDSGSTHSFVLRDRPDGSEDGMADLYLEGTDQHRGWFHSSMLQACGTMGHAPYRGVLTHGFTLDQKGMKMSKSIGNTIAPEQVVNQYGADILRLWVAQSDYTADLRIGDEILKGVADSYRRLRNTMRYMLGSLADFSEADRIAPAEMPELERWVLHRLAELDTQVREGYARYDFQGVFQAVFTFATVELSAFYFDIRKDALYCDGDTTRRRAARTVLDILFHRLTKWLAPMLTFTMEEVWLERFGAADSSVHLEDFAETPADWRDDALAAKWAEVRKVRRVVTGALEVERTAKVIGASLEAAPTVYVSADTAKLLETVTFDDLCITSGIVVSTEDAPEGAFTLDEVANVAVVFGRAEGEKCQRCWKILPDVGTHAHAGVCGRCNEALG; via the coding sequence ATGTGCGCCGAAACACCCGACTATAAACAAACCCTGAACCTGCCCCGCACCGATTTTCCCATGCGTGCCGGACTGCCCAAGCGCGAGCCTGAATGGCTGGAACGCTGGGCGCAGATCGGGGTCTACGACCGCCTGCGCGAAAAGGCTGAAGGGCGCAAACCCTTCACCCTCCACGATGGCCCGCCATACGCCAACGGGCATCTGCACATCGGCCACGCGCTGAACAAGATCCTGAAAGATATGGTCGTGCGCAGCCAGCAAATGATGGGCCGCGATGCCCGTTATGTGCCGGGCTGGGATTGTCACGGTCTGCCAATTGAATGGAAGATCGAGGAACAATACCGCGCCAAGGGTCGCGACAAAGATGATGTGAACGTTGTCGATTTCCGTCAGGAATGCCGCAAGTTCGCCGAAGGCTGGGTAGATATCCAGCGCGAGGAATTCAAGCGTCTCGGCATCACCGGCAACTGGGCCGACCCGTACCTGACGATGAATTTCCACGCCGAGCGCGTGATCGCCGAGGAATTCCAGAAATTCCTGATGAACGGCACGCTTTATCAAGGCTCCAAGCCCGTGATGTGGTCGCCGGTTGAAAAGACGGCATTGGCCGAGGCCGAGGTCGAATACCACGACCGCCAGACCGACGCGATCTGGGTGCGGTTCCCTGTGGTGCCCACCGATGAGGCGCTTGCGTTGCTGGATGAGGCAACTGATTTTGAAGGCACACTGTTTGAAATCGCCACGGACCTGCAGACAGCACAAGTGCTCATCTGGACCACAACTCCGTGGACCATCCCGCAAAACCGTGCAGTCTGTTTTGGCCCTAATATCGCTTACGGCCTTTATGAAGTGATCGGGCGCCCCGAGGAATGCTGGGCCACCATCGGCGAAAAGATGGTTGTGGCAGATGCGCTGGCCCAAGATGTCTTTGCCGCAGGCCGTCTGGAAGGCGACGAAATGATCCGTCGCATACGCGATGTTTCGACCGATGAGTTGTCGGCGCTGACGCTCGCCCACCCGCTGCGCGGGGCCGAGGGTGCGGGTGGCGAATGGGATTTCGACGTGCCCATGTTGCCTGGTGATCACGTGACCGATGACGCAGGTACCGGCTTTGTGCACACAGCCCCCAGCCACGGCGACGATGACTATGCCATTGGTGTCAAGCACGGCTTGCCGATGACCTATAACATCCTTGATGACAGCAGCTACCGCCCTGATCTGCCGTTCTTTGCAGGCGAAAGCATCCTGAAACCCAACGGCAAACCCGGTGGTGCCAACAAAGCTGTGATCGATAAATTGGTCCAAGTGGGCGCGCTTTTGGGCCGCAAACGGATCACGATCTCGGACGCGCATAGCTGGCGGTCCAAAGCCCCTGTCATCCGTCTGAACCGCCCGCAGTGGTTTGCCGCGATTGATAAGGCTGTCGGTGACGGCCAAGACGCCTATGGCACCACGATCCGCGAACGTGCGCTGCGGTCTATCGACGAACTGGTGACATGGACCCCAAAAACAGGCCGCAACCGCCTCTATTCCATGATCGAAGCGCGCCCTGACTGGGTGCTCTCTCGTCAACGCGCATGGGGTGTGCCGCTGACCTGTTTCGTCAAGAAAGACACGCAGCCATCCGACCCAGACTACCTGTTGCGCAATAAGGCCGTGAACGTCCGTGTGCTGCAAGCGTTTGAAGAAGAAGGTGCCGATGCCTGGTACAAGGAAGGCGCGAAAGAGCGGTTCCTTGGCAATGACGTGAACCACGACGACTATGTGCAGGTGTTCGATATTCTGGACGTGTGGTTCGACAGTGGTTCGACCCATTCTTTCGTGCTGCGCGACCGTCCAGATGGTTCCGAGGACGGCATGGCCGATCTCTACCTCGAAGGCACCGACCAGCACCGCGGCTGGTTCCATTCCTCGATGTTGCAGGCCTGCGGCACGATGGGCCACGCGCCTTATCGCGGTGTGCTGACGCACGGATTTACGCTGGACCAGAAGGGCATGAAGATGTCCAAATCCATCGGCAACACCATCGCACCTGAACAGGTAGTCAACCAGTATGGCGCGGATATACTGCGGCTTTGGGTGGCGCAGTCCGACTATACGGCTGATTTGCGCATCGGTGATGAAATCCTCAAAGGGGTTGCAGACAGCTATCGCCGCCTGCGCAACACGATGCGGTACATGCTGGGCTCATTGGCCGATTTCAGTGAAGCTGACCGGATCGCACCTGCCGAGATGCCCGAGCTTGAACGCTGGGTCCTGCACCGTTTGGCGGAACTGGATACCCAAGTGCGCGAAGGTTATGCACGCTATGATTTCCAAGGCGTGTTCCAAGCGGTGTTCACCTTTGCGACCGTCGAACTTTCGGCCTTCTACTTTGATATCCGCAAGGACGCGCTTTACTGCGATGGCGACACGACCCGCCGCCGTGCCGCACGCACTGTGCTGGATATCCTGTTCCACCGCCTGACCAAATGGTTAGCTCCGATGCTGACCTTCACGATGGAAGAGGTCTGGCTGGAACGGTTTGGCGCTGCGGACAGCTCGGTCCATCTTGAGGACTTTGCTGAAACGCCTGCCGATTGGCGTGACGATGCGCTTGCTGCGAAATGGGCCGAGGTGCGCAAGGTCCGCCGTGTCGTCACCGGCGCGTTGGAGGTTGAACGTACGGCAAAAGTGATCGGTGCATCGCTGGAAGCGGCCCCGACCGTCTATGTCAGCGCGGACACTGCCAAGCTGCTTGAAACCGTCACCTTCGATGATCTTTGCATCACATCGGGCATCGTCGTTTCCACCGAAGACGCACCCGAGGGTGCATTCACGCTGGACGAAGTGGCGAATGTCGCGGTGGTCTTTGGCCGTGCGGAAGGCGAGAAATGCCAACGTTGCTGGAAGATCCTGCCGGATGTCGGCACCCACGCCCATGCCGGTGTCTGCGGTCGCTGTAACGAAGCGCTTGGCTAA
- a CDS encoding primosomal protein N' — protein MTDSFFHEGDLVGVLTAQPLDRLLDYKAPEGGCHLGAFVEVPLGPRKVLGVVWGAGKGDYDRAKIRSVIRVLDVAPMREEMRVFLTRAADYTLTPLTAMLRLATRAPGLGEAQSMRKIYRLGDQTPDRMTDAREKVLGVLRDYGGLSFTLSEVAEMAGVGTSVVKGLVKLGAVSEEEAPRDVPYPQLDPDYGGKELSADQAAGAETLRAALRSDSYGTTLLKGVTGSGKTEVYLEAVAECQRMGRQALVLLPEIALSGEFINRVEARFGMKPAEWHSGVTMTERRRCWRMVGQGDAQLVVGARSALFLPYRNLGLIVVDEEHDTSYKQEDGVLYNARDMAVLRAAINGAQVVLASATPSLESWANVEAGKYTRLELTSRFGAAVMPKMAAIDMRVEDMPGGTWVSPTLRGAIQKRLEKGEQSLIFLNRRGYAPITLCRACGHQIGCDHCDARMVEHRFLKRLMCHQCGETKPLPTQCPSCHAEDRLSAVGPGVERMGEEVTALFPDARIAVLSSDLYGSARAMKAHIEQIAQGGTDIIIGTQLVAKGHNFPLLTLVGVIDADLGLQGSDLRAAERTFQLMRQVAGRAGRAETPGEALLQTYQPEHAVIQSILAGDEESFWAAEAAERKAAGVPPYGRMAGIILSSPNVQEVFDLGAEMARMDGPLRQIGAQVFGPAPAPIARVRGRHRVRLLVKADKSAPLQQALAKWAGQFRLPANLRMAIDIDPQSFY, from the coding sequence ATGACCGATAGCTTTTTCCATGAAGGTGATCTTGTTGGTGTGTTGACGGCGCAACCGCTTGACCGCCTGCTCGACTACAAAGCGCCCGAGGGCGGCTGCCATTTGGGTGCATTTGTCGAGGTGCCGCTGGGGCCCCGCAAGGTGCTGGGTGTTGTCTGGGGGGCGGGCAAGGGCGACTATGACCGTGCCAAGATCCGTTCTGTGATCCGCGTGCTGGATGTGGCCCCCATGCGCGAAGAGATGCGCGTGTTTTTGACCCGTGCCGCCGATTATACCCTGACCCCGCTGACCGCGATGCTGCGTCTTGCGACCCGCGCGCCGGGGTTGGGCGAGGCGCAATCCATGCGTAAGATTTACCGTCTGGGCGATCAGACACCTGACCGCATGACCGATGCCCGCGAAAAGGTGCTGGGGGTGTTGCGTGATTATGGTGGGCTGTCGTTCACCTTGAGCGAAGTAGCCGAGATGGCGGGGGTGGGCACGTCGGTGGTTAAGGGCTTGGTCAAGCTCGGGGCTGTTTCGGAAGAAGAGGCCCCGCGCGATGTGCCCTATCCGCAGCTTGATCCTGATTATGGCGGCAAAGAGTTGAGCGCGGATCAGGCGGCAGGGGCCGAGACCCTGCGCGCGGCGTTGCGCAGTGACAGCTATGGCACGACCTTGCTGAAAGGCGTGACCGGATCAGGCAAGACGGAAGTCTATCTTGAAGCGGTTGCGGAATGTCAGCGCATGGGCCGTCAGGCGCTGGTGTTGCTGCCGGAAATTGCGCTGTCGGGTGAATTCATCAACCGCGTTGAGGCCCGCTTTGGGATGAAGCCTGCCGAATGGCATTCCGGTGTCACCATGACCGAGCGTCGCCGCTGTTGGCGGATGGTCGGCCAGGGTGATGCGCAATTGGTGGTTGGCGCGCGTTCGGCGCTGTTTTTGCCCTATCGGAACCTTGGGCTGATCGTGGTCGATGAAGAACATGACACGTCCTACAAACAAGAGGACGGCGTGCTGTATAACGCGCGTGACATGGCCGTGCTGCGCGCCGCGATCAATGGCGCGCAGGTGGTGCTGGCCTCGGCCACCCCAAGCTTGGAGAGCTGGGCCAACGTTGAGGCGGGCAAATATACACGGCTTGAGCTGACCTCGCGGTTTGGTGCGGCGGTCATGCCCAAGATGGCGGCAATTGATATGCGGGTTGAGGATATGCCGGGCGGGACCTGGGTTTCACCCACCCTACGGGGCGCGATCCAGAAGCGGTTGGAAAAGGGAGAGCAATCGCTGATTTTTCTCAACCGGCGCGGCTATGCGCCAATCACGCTGTGCCGGGCCTGCGGGCACCAGATCGGCTGCGATCACTGCGATGCGCGAATGGTGGAGCATCGGTTTCTAAAGCGGCTGATGTGTCACCAATGCGGCGAGACAAAACCGCTGCCTACGCAATGTCCGAGCTGCCATGCCGAGGATCGGTTGAGTGCTGTCGGCCCCGGTGTTGAGCGGATGGGCGAAGAGGTGACAGCGCTGTTTCCGGATGCGCGCATTGCTGTGTTGTCCTCTGATCTTTATGGATCGGCTCGCGCGATGAAGGCACATATTGAACAGATCGCCCAAGGTGGCACGGATATTATCATTGGCACACAGTTGGTTGCCAAAGGGCATAACTTTCCGCTGCTCACACTGGTCGGTGTGATTGATGCCGACCTTGGCCTGCAAGGATCAGACCTGCGCGCGGCGGAACGGACGTTTCAATTGATGCGCCAAGTCGCGGGCCGGGCGGGGCGGGCAGAGACGCCGGGCGAGGCGCTGTTGCAGACCTACCAGCCAGAGCACGCGGTCATCCAGTCCATTTTGGCGGGGGACGAGGAAAGTTTCTGGGCGGCCGAAGCCGCAGAGCGCAAAGCGGCAGGCGTGCCGCCTTATGGCCGGATGGCAGGCATCATCCTGAGCAGCCCGAACGTGCAAGAGGTCTTTGATCTGGGGGCGGAAATGGCGCGGATGGACGGGCCATTGCGCCAGATCGGGGCGCAGGTCTTTGGCCCCGCGCCAGCGCCTATTGCGCGGGTCCGCGGGCGTCATCGGGTGCGGTTACTGGTAAAGGCTGATAAGTCCGCCCCGCTACAGCAGGCGCTTGCCAAATGGGCGGGGCAGTTTCGTTTGCCTGCAAACCTGCGCATGGCCATCGATATTGACCCGCAGAGTTTTTACTAG